A region from the Lycium barbarum isolate Lr01 chromosome 8, ASM1917538v2, whole genome shotgun sequence genome encodes:
- the LOC132606421 gene encoding 3-hydroxyisobutyryl-CoA hydrolase-like protein 1, mitochondrial isoform X3 has translation MQRLKSLFQLRPLVYRSRSLCTLSNVDVIVDPVLVEGKGCNRTVILNRPSVLNSLNYSTVSRLLQLYRRWEEDPDVGFVVLKGKGRAFCAGGDVINTYNMIKKGNIDECKELYQKIYSLAYIIGAYLKPQVALLNGITMGGGAAISIPGTFRIATEKTVFSNPETLIGFHPDAGASFYLSHLPGYLGEYLALTGDKLSGSEMMSCGLATHYSLTERLPLIEEQLGKLMTDDPSVIGSSLAKFGDVVHPDQMSVLQRIETLDRCFCHETVEEIIDSLDENLTSRIPKTEALSVYMIDIYISPLSGQLSIYIQFIGIFGFNTTAVQASTSIQNSLCRTVVLFPGNTRTV, from the exons ATGCAGAGATTGAAATCATTATTCCAATTACGTCCTTTGGTTTACAGAAGCAGAAGCCTTTGTACTCTATCCAACGTAGATGTCATTGTTGATCCA GTGTTAGTTGAGGGGAAAGGTTGTAATAGGACTGTTATTCTCAACAGGCCCTCTGTGCTTAATTCTCTCAATTATTCCACT GTTTCTAGATTGTTGCAGTTGTACAGAAGATGGGAAGAAGATCCTGATGTGGGGTTCGTGGTATTGAAG GGGAAGGGCCGTGCATTTTGTGCTGGTGGTGATGTTATAAATACTTATAATATGATAAAGAAAG GCAACATTGATGAATGTAAAGAACTTTATCAGAAAATATATAGTCTTGCATATATTATTGGCGCATACTTGAAACCACAG GTAGCTCTTCTAAATGGGATCACAATGGGTGGTGGAGCTGCAATTTCAATCCCTGGAACATTCCGTATTGCGACTGAAAAAACT GTTTTTTCCAATCCTGAAACGTTGATTGGTTTCCATCCAGATGCTGGTGCATCATTTTACCTCTCACACCTACCTGGTTATTTAG GAGAGTACCTGGCCCTAACAGGAGACAAGCTCAGTGGATCGGAAATGATGTCCTGTGGTCTTGCTACACACTACTCTCTCACCGAA AGGCTTCCCTTAATCGAGGAACAACTCGGAAAGCTTATGACGGACGACCCTTCTGTCATTGGAAGTTCCCTTGCGAAGTTTGGAGATGTTGTCCATCCAGATCAAATGAGTGTACTTCAGAG GATTGAAACACTTGATAGATGTTTCTGCCATGAGACGGTGGAGGAAATCATTGATTCTCTG GATGAGAACTTAACTAGCAGAATTCCAAAAACGGAGGCTTTGTCAGTGTACATGATAGATATCTACATCTCACCTTTGTCTGGACAACTAAGCATATACATACAATTCATAGGTATTTTTGGATTTAATACCACAGCCGTCCAAGCTAGCACAAGTATTCAAAATAGTCTCTGCAGGACAGTAGTTCTATTTCCTGGCAATACACGCACGGTGTAA
- the LOC132606421 gene encoding 3-hydroxyisobutyryl-CoA hydrolase-like protein 1, mitochondrial isoform X1: protein MQRLKSLFQLRPLVYRSRSLCTLSNVDVIVDPVLVEGKGCNRTVILNRPSVLNSLNYSTVSRLLQLYRRWEEDPDVGFVVLKGKGRAFCAGGDVINTYNMIKKGNIDECKELYQKIYSLAYIIGAYLKPQVALLNGITMGGGAAISIPGTFRIATEKTVFSNPETLIGFHPDAGASFYLSHLPGYLGEYLALTGDKLSGSEMMSCGLATHYSLTERLPLIEEQLGKLMTDDPSVIGSSLAKFGDVVHPDQMSVLQRIETLDRCFCHETVEEIIDSLESEAAKTADAWCISTLKRLREVSPLSLKVSLRSIREGRFQTLDQCIIREYRMTLQAFFGRITRDYCEGVRARMLDKDLSPKWDPPSLEHVTNDMVDEYFSPLTSFEPDLELPIQQREAFA from the exons ATGCAGAGATTGAAATCATTATTCCAATTACGTCCTTTGGTTTACAGAAGCAGAAGCCTTTGTACTCTATCCAACGTAGATGTCATTGTTGATCCA GTGTTAGTTGAGGGGAAAGGTTGTAATAGGACTGTTATTCTCAACAGGCCCTCTGTGCTTAATTCTCTCAATTATTCCACT GTTTCTAGATTGTTGCAGTTGTACAGAAGATGGGAAGAAGATCCTGATGTGGGGTTCGTGGTATTGAAG GGGAAGGGCCGTGCATTTTGTGCTGGTGGTGATGTTATAAATACTTATAATATGATAAAGAAAG GCAACATTGATGAATGTAAAGAACTTTATCAGAAAATATATAGTCTTGCATATATTATTGGCGCATACTTGAAACCACAG GTAGCTCTTCTAAATGGGATCACAATGGGTGGTGGAGCTGCAATTTCAATCCCTGGAACATTCCGTATTGCGACTGAAAAAACT GTTTTTTCCAATCCTGAAACGTTGATTGGTTTCCATCCAGATGCTGGTGCATCATTTTACCTCTCACACCTACCTGGTTATTTAG GAGAGTACCTGGCCCTAACAGGAGACAAGCTCAGTGGATCGGAAATGATGTCCTGTGGTCTTGCTACACACTACTCTCTCACCGAA AGGCTTCCCTTAATCGAGGAACAACTCGGAAAGCTTATGACGGACGACCCTTCTGTCATTGGAAGTTCCCTTGCGAAGTTTGGAGATGTTGTCCATCCAGATCAAATGAGTGTACTTCAGAG GATTGAAACACTTGATAGATGTTTCTGCCATGAGACGGTGGAGGAAATCATTGATTCTCTG GAAAGTGAGGCAGCCAAAACAGCAGATGCCTGGTGCATTTCAACACTGAAGAGACTAAGAGAGGTCTCGCCATTGAGCTTGAAGGTTTCCTTGCGATCA ATACGTGAAGGTAGATTTCAAACTCTTGACCAGTGCATTATTCGTGAATATCGGATGACATTACAAGCATTCTTTGGACGTATTACTCGTGACTACTGTGAG GGGGTTCGAGCACGGATGTTGGATAAAGATCTTTCCCCCAAG TGGGATCCTCCAAGCTTGGAACATGTGACGAATGACATGGTAGATGAGTATTTTTCTCCCCTGACATCATTTGAACCTGATTTGGAGCTACCAATACAGCAACGGGAAGCATTTGCATAG
- the LOC132606421 gene encoding 3-hydroxyisobutyryl-CoA hydrolase-like protein 1, mitochondrial isoform X2, which produces MQRLKSLFQLRPLVYRSRSLCTLSNVDVIVDPVLVEGKGCNRTVILNRPSVLNSLNYSTVSRLLQLYRRWEEDPDVGFVVLKVALLNGITMGGGAAISIPGTFRIATEKTVFSNPETLIGFHPDAGASFYLSHLPGYLGEYLALTGDKLSGSEMMSCGLATHYSLTERLPLIEEQLGKLMTDDPSVIGSSLAKFGDVVHPDQMSVLQRIETLDRCFCHETVEEIIDSLESEAAKTADAWCISTLKRLREVSPLSLKVSLRSIREGRFQTLDQCIIREYRMTLQAFFGRITRDYCEGVRARMLDKDLSPKWDPPSLEHVTNDMVDEYFSPLTSFEPDLELPIQQREAFA; this is translated from the exons ATGCAGAGATTGAAATCATTATTCCAATTACGTCCTTTGGTTTACAGAAGCAGAAGCCTTTGTACTCTATCCAACGTAGATGTCATTGTTGATCCA GTGTTAGTTGAGGGGAAAGGTTGTAATAGGACTGTTATTCTCAACAGGCCCTCTGTGCTTAATTCTCTCAATTATTCCACT GTTTCTAGATTGTTGCAGTTGTACAGAAGATGGGAAGAAGATCCTGATGTGGGGTTCGTGGTATTGAAG GTAGCTCTTCTAAATGGGATCACAATGGGTGGTGGAGCTGCAATTTCAATCCCTGGAACATTCCGTATTGCGACTGAAAAAACT GTTTTTTCCAATCCTGAAACGTTGATTGGTTTCCATCCAGATGCTGGTGCATCATTTTACCTCTCACACCTACCTGGTTATTTAG GAGAGTACCTGGCCCTAACAGGAGACAAGCTCAGTGGATCGGAAATGATGTCCTGTGGTCTTGCTACACACTACTCTCTCACCGAA AGGCTTCCCTTAATCGAGGAACAACTCGGAAAGCTTATGACGGACGACCCTTCTGTCATTGGAAGTTCCCTTGCGAAGTTTGGAGATGTTGTCCATCCAGATCAAATGAGTGTACTTCAGAG GATTGAAACACTTGATAGATGTTTCTGCCATGAGACGGTGGAGGAAATCATTGATTCTCTG GAAAGTGAGGCAGCCAAAACAGCAGATGCCTGGTGCATTTCAACACTGAAGAGACTAAGAGAGGTCTCGCCATTGAGCTTGAAGGTTTCCTTGCGATCA ATACGTGAAGGTAGATTTCAAACTCTTGACCAGTGCATTATTCGTGAATATCGGATGACATTACAAGCATTCTTTGGACGTATTACTCGTGACTACTGTGAG GGGGTTCGAGCACGGATGTTGGATAAAGATCTTTCCCCCAAG TGGGATCCTCCAAGCTTGGAACATGTGACGAATGACATGGTAGATGAGTATTTTTCTCCCCTGACATCATTTGAACCTGATTTGGAGCTACCAATACAGCAACGGGAAGCATTTGCATAG